Genomic window (Sebastes umbrosus isolate fSebUmb1 chromosome 21, fSebUmb1.pri, whole genome shotgun sequence):
aggtgaaacatcagggagactggagaccagtggATGACCCTTACTCTGACTGGACCCTGAAGGAAGCAGCTGTTGCCTGCAGAGAGTTagactgtggctctgctgtgtCTGTAGAACTGAGAGAGGAGTCCTCATCCAGATCTATGTGGAGTATCAGGTCTGACTGTGTTCAGTAtggatctgctctgagggagtgtgcaaCATCATATACCTCTGTCTACATCCTGCATCTCACCTGTTcaggtaagcccatcagtgacatcatctatgacagtaatgtttCCAGTATGTTCCTTCCTCCGTCACAGTAACAGTCGGTGGTTTCCATTGGACTGAACTGTAAAGTCATccagaattaacattagagatatctacaactacattttgactagtcgtaattacattgtgactagtcagagttcttattccagatatctataaggtcattgtgactagtcagagttcttattccagatatctataaggtcattgtgactagtcaaaagGACATTTAGAGATATCTGTAGTTCAGTcctgactatcctaaataacagttacagatcTCTCAAACCTCAtcatgactagtcagagttgttgtcatgacgttgctcatcaaggcttcccattggatatcggcccaacaaagcatctgaacagtgtcagcagaagcttttgctaacttggatagttcggtaaagttgggaagattcacagattcaaacttcccggatcaataactcatcagaCAAACAGTCAAAACACCgacgagggctctttctaaccgtagtgaggtccTCTGAGCTGGACTCACGACATCGGTCACTATGTGCAGctggctgtgagacgagtggtcggGGACCGCTGTGAATCAGATAGTTAGAAGATTaacatgaaatagaaagagctcatcatcGAGAAATCTGTGGCCAACGAGAGCTTTGTTCACTAGAGAGTTGTGCTAGAAATTCTCAGCCTATTAATTAGAATCAGAGTtatgactagtcacaatgtaattacagatatctggtaTTACAGTTATGACTAGTCAAAAcaacgttgcagatatctctactGAATCTCCTGTccagctattaaatgttaaaacagcttgccgtGGGCGCCtggctagctcagtcggtagagcgggcgcccatgtgtggccaaggctcagtcctggCAGCGGTgaacccgggttcgaatccggcctgtggacctttccgcatgtcatctctctctctccccctttccaagactctatccactgtcctatcaataaacgCTTAAAAAATGCcctcaaaataataatttaaaaaaaaataaaaaataaataaaaaaaaacagcttcccGTAGAAGTGGGCTTGTTTCTGAAAGCTTCAAACTCTCCACAGACTGCTGAGCTTCACCTGACAggacacacctgtctgtctataggcctttcccatttcacagtttgtacatcctccattcctttcctcgcctcctctcctcgcgtcttaaTCCCGCTCACGAGAGACGCGAGctgaggaggcgaggaagagacgcgaggaagagaggagttgaggcaacaggcttttaacaaaatgagacCTTGGAGCCTCGGAGCCGTCATTTTAAAGCCACATCAGTTAAATATGACGTGTGGCACATTGCCACGCCTCTTTGCTACGTCACAGGTGTCTCTGTTCTCAGTTCCATTTCATCaatttgtgtgttattttaactaAATTCTATATTCACAAATCCAAATACTTCATGACCATGTCAGACAATATATTTCCTCTATATCTGAATGTACAAACCAAAAAGCTACTAAAACATATAAACCACTGTAAGCTTTACAAGATAGTGAtctaaccctcctgttgtcctcgggtcaaatttgacccgttttcaaacttcattttatcataaatatggatttctttcaCGTAATTGCCCCAAAATTGCATGAGTGGTTCCCTTctatggtctttgcaaaaaaagtTAATGACCACTATTTTCATTGCATTATGggtattttattcaattttgtAACACCTGTTGTCTTCCCGGATCAATTTTGACCCGGTGGTGCAATGTGTCACACTATTGTGTTTTtcagcaaataaacacacagatgcacaaccacacacatacacacacctcaaACACACCTCACACACTCCTCAGATACGCacgtgcatacacacacacgcacacacacacacacacacacacacacacacacacacacacacacacacacacagccacattaCTCATGTACTCACACATTACTGTGTTTTCCAGCATATGAATACACTACTaaaacacacttgcacacaaccacgcacatacacacacacttggacGCACCCACGCGCAtatgtacacgcacacacttgcgcacacacacacacacacacacacacacacacacacagcagcagcaatagtCACCCATACTCTATACTGGGCATTGTACATTTCCAgcatatgaacacacacacacgcgcacacacgaacaaccacacgcacacaaccacacacacacgaacaatTCAGATATGATTCAGATATGCacgcgcatacacacacaacacacacacttactcacACACGCACCCATACTCTATAGTGGGCATTGTACATTTCCAgcagatgaacacacacacacacacacacacgcgcacacacacgaaCAATCACACGcgcacaaccccccccccccacacacacacacacacacacgcactctcaCGCACACGCGTACACATCTTCAAAGCTACAGGTGTGTAAACCTGTTTTTATCACAACTTTTTCCTACATCGGAACCAGAGCTTCCAGACAACACAAAATCATgccacgcacaaacacacatgcgcacGCATGCTCgcatgccacacacacaaactgaatgTATCACTATTGTGCTTTCCAGCACAACTTCAAAGCTAAAGCTGTGTAAACCTGTTCTTATCACATCTTGGATGTACCGGTCCCACCATGGGCCTTGTTCAGGCTGCAAGCCCAAATCCATTTtgtgatatatacatacataataataataataaaacatatccAGATTGTATCCAGATTGATTTTAGAAAGTCTGGACAGCAGAAAAAACATATGAAATGCAAATTTGAAACTGCGATTCCAAACAGATTTCTACAGATGCGTCTCAGGCCGGACGTTCTGGCCTCCCAAATTGGATTTGAAAATGTGGAAGTGCTGGGCAGAATCCATGCTGCTGCTAGCAGAGAGCTATGGAGGACAACATGTAGGACAACAGCAGTCAATGGACAGAAATAAATTGTCTGCTGGCACTTTCACTCTGCTTTcactttctgctgctgtagTCTGTAGACTTTCGCAGTGTCTACCAGCTTCCATCGCTGAGTTTGTCTGGTGCAACGAAGGAGTTCTGCACCGCGACTTTACTAAAATGGTACCGATCGGTCGCCAGCTATTTTGACAAGCATAATTGCTACTGTGCAGCAGTAATGACACATTGTACAGATGCAGGTCATTGTGGACTTGGTCTACCTCACACCGTTTTCCCCCCGCTATATaagtttaatatattattattattattagcttgTCTTCAAAACTTTCTGCCATTGTTGTCACAGCTGACATGCCTACTGACCCCTGACCCTGTCACAGACATCACCATACTGCCCCTACACTGCCCCTACTGTTCATGTTCATATTGCGTCTTGCGGAAGAGTAGCGCTTatttctgtttacatgcagAATCAACACTCCATACAGATACCAGTCTGTGATAATCCAAAATAACTAAATTTCTGCTTATCTTACTCAAAAACAAGTGGTATAATTTCATGTATATGAGGCTTATTGACCATACATTCCAAAAAGAGCTGTAAAACTTGTGGTTATGAGTTGAAATGAAGTTGGctaaaaatgtgtcattatgtgctgtcattgaatattataatatttataacattCTGACTAATCTTTGACATATACcagtctgtgataatccatcaaaaTATGTTCCTACAATTTTGAGTAAAgtccaaataattcataatttctgcgtttttttcctaaaaaaaattaggtttaatttcatataaatgaagattattgaccatgaattttaaaaacaaagtgtaaaacttgtggtaatgagttggaatgaagttggctaAAAAGATGtaacacagaattgggtgataatttatactgcatgccttatataaacagtcaaaccagaccgggtCAATTTTGACACCAATTGTCTTcccgggtcaattttgacccgggaAGACAATAGGTGTCACTATTTGCTGccattcaaaaaataaaaatggcagTAAATAGTGACAACTATTGTCTTcccgggtcaattttgacccgggaGGAAAATAGGTGTCACTATTTGCTGCCATTCAAAAAATTGAAATggtttcaaaaaatgtttttgactaaactttgacatataccagcctgtgataatccatcaacattatgttacTCTGATAATAACTATAGTCATAATTTCTGCTTATTTTTACTCAAAAAATAGGTAAAATTTCACAGATATTAAGTTTATAaccctaatttaaaaaaaaaaaaaagtgtaaaacttgcgGTAAtaagttggaatgaagttggccaaaaaggtgtaatacagaattgggtgataatttacaGTGTATGCCTTGAAAACAGTCAAACAAAaccgggtcaattttgacccgggaagacaaaagttgcatggtcgacgggaagacaacaggagggctaacttttatttattatttaatctcTTTTATTACAACCTTTAGTCCCCGTGGCGTGTTTGTAATTGTAGACTTGAGTTGTATACACAAGTGTTTTAAACTTGACAACTGCCTCAATaaagttgataaaaaaaaattaaaaaaagcacaggtgtcGAGAAGACTTACACAAAGTATACACAGCAagcctccttgctcctcctgatgcattttaggaattgggatgtccttcaagatggagcgctgagatcgATTTCTGGATCACAAGCTGGAgcatcgaggatcgaggaggcaCAAAATCAGGTCCATTTAGTTGAATGAGGgtcaacaaaacataaaaaaaacgtttaaaTGGAAATGGTGGTGCATTGAAGACTCTGTTGTGCtacaccaggggtcagcaacctgcggctccggagccacatgcgtctctttagctcctctccagtggctccctgtggatttttaaaaaaattagtgtaaataaataactgttttttttgctttgaggGAGTGTGCAAAATCAGATACCTCTTTCTCCATCCTtgatctcacctgctcaggtaaacccatcagtgacatcatctatgacatcaTCTAATAATGTACCCAGGTTGACACACACATGTGCCAGGTAGAATGGCAACAGACTGTCTGAGCAGCCATGATGGAGTCTGATGAGTTGCTGCCTCCGTAAATCAGCTGCTGAATGCACCAAGATGTTTATTCTCTTCCTGGTTTCCCATCCATCCCCCTGCCTCTACTATTGACCCTCTTCTAGCCACTGTCAGTGAGCAGTGAAAAGATGTGTCCTGATGATGAACTCATGTTGGAACTGTTCTGAGTCcagtttgaatcactgaattgttgtttcatgacatctttttattgagtgtctggtgtcttttatctctctctattttatcttctatcatctctccagactctgtcaggctggtgaatgggactagtctgtgctcaggcagactggaggtgaagtcCAACCAGTCTAGCCggtggtcctcagtgtgtgaagctgactttgaccagcaggatgcagaggtggtctgtagggagcttggctgtggggctccttcagtcctccagggggtGCTGTATGGAGAAGTGGAGGATCcaatgtggaccaaagagttccagtgtggaggaactgagtctgctctcctggactgtagaagctcaggctcagagagaaacacctgctcacctggcaaagctgttggactcacctgctcaggtagaagaggagctgcagctctgatctggttcatttctgttctaatgaaactcactttattcttttcctgacgactctcttgtttctgttcagagcctgtcaggttggtgggaggagacagtcgctgtgcaggaacactggaggtgaaacagggagactggagaccagtggATGACCGTGGCCGTTACTCTAGCTGGACCCTGAATGAAGCAGCTGTTGCCTGCAGAGAGTTAAattgtggctctgctgtttctgtagaacTGAGAGCGGCGTCCTCATCCATATCTGTGTGGAGTATCAGGTCTGACTGTGTTCAGTCtggatctgctctgagggagtgtgcaaCATCCGATACCTCTTACTCCATCCTGAATCTCACCTGTTcaggtaagcccatcagtgacatcatctatgacagtaaagttTCCAGTATGTTCCTTCCTCTGTCACAGTAACAGTCGGTGATTTCCATTGGACTGAACTGTAAAGTCATCCAGAATTAACATTAGCGATATCTACAactacattttgactagtcgtaattacattgtgactagtcagagttcttattccagatatctataacgtcattgtgactagtcaaaagGACATTTAGAGATATCTGTAGTTCAGTcctgactatcctaaataacagttacagatcTCTCAAACCTCAtcatgactagtcagagttgcTTTTATGACGTTTCTCAtcaaggcttcccattggatatcggcccaacaaagcatctgaacagtgtcagcagaagctttttCTAACTTGGATAGTTGGTAAAGTTGGGAagattcacagattcaaacttcccggatcaataactcattaGAGAAACATAGCcaaaacaccaacgagggctctttctaaccgtagtgaggtagacaacgagctacaagctcattttaatcacagagagcctttagtcctccgagctggacacatacaTGAGATCGGTCTATTTGTGGAGctggctgtgagacgagtggtcggGGACCGCTGTGGATCAGATAGTTTAACAAAGATTaacatgaaatagaaagagctcatcatcGAGGAATCTGTGGCCAACGAGAGCTTTGTTCACTAGAGAGTTGTGGTAGAAATGTACAGCctattgtagttttattgtctccagacacactttataaacccataCGGCTTTAAATTAAAGATATCAGTTGTGGATATCCATAATGAgaaaccccatacacatgaatggcaaaaatagtttgaatggtactattcaaaatgtaattacggatatctagaattagagttatgactagtgtaaatgtaattacagatatctaaaattagagttatgactagtcaaaatgtaaatacagaTATCTGTATTACAGTTATGACTAGTCAAAAcaacgttgcagatatctctactGAATCtcctgtctagctattaaatgttaaaacagcttgctgTAGAAGTGGGCTTGTTTCTGAAAGCTTCAAACTCTCCACAGACTGCTGAGCTTCACCTGACAggacacacctgtctgtctgtaggcctttcccatttcacagtttgtacacacgtaggcaaaattgttggtacccttccgttaaagaaagaaaaaaaattactgaaaatgaactaatgaaaatcagatattgcttttgaattgtggttcaacagaatcattttaaaaaacaaactaatgaaactggcctggacaaaaatgatggtacccttaacttaatattttgttgcacaaccttttgaggcaatcactgcaatcaagcgatttctgtaactctcaatgagacttctgcacctgtcgacaggtattttggcccactcctcgtgagcaaactgtctcaaactgtctcaggtttgaagggtgccttctccagactgtatgtttcagctccttccacagatgttcaataggatttagatcagggctcatagaaggccacttcagaatagtccaatgttttgttcttagccattcttgggtgtttttagctgtgttttgggtcattatcctgtttgaggacccatgacctgcaactgagaccaagctttctgacactgggcagcacatttcactccagaaggccttgatagtcttcagatttcattgcaccctgcacagattcaagacaccctgtgccagatgcagcaaagcagccccagaacataaccgagcctcctccatgtttcacattaggtacagtgttcttttctttggatgcttcatttttgcgtctgtgaacatagagctgatgtgacttgccaaaaagctccagttttgtctcatctgtccaaaggacattctcccagaagctttgtggcttgtcaatatgcatttggGAAATTCCAGTCtcgtttttttatgatttggtgtcctcctgggttgtcttccattaagtccactttggctcaaacagtgacggatggtgcgatctgacaccgatgtaccttgaccttggagattacctctaatctctttggaagttgttctgggctctttggttaccattcgtattatccgtctcttcaatttgtcatcaattttcctcttgcggccacgtccagggaggttggctacagtcccatggaccttaaacttctgaataatatgtgcagctgtagtcacaggaacgtcaagctgcttggagatggtcttatagcctttacctttaacatgaaggtctataatgttctttctgatctcctgagacaactctctccttagctttctgtggtccatgttcagtgtggtacacaccatgataccaaacagcacagtgactacttttcagcctttaaataggcagactgactgattaaaagtttgaaaatacctgtgatgctaattacaggacacaccttagtttaatatgtccctatggtcaaattattttacatcttttctaggggtaccatcatttttgtccaggccagtttcattactttgtttttttaaatgattctgttgaaccacaattcaaaagcaacagctgattttcattagttcattttcagtcaatttttatttattattacttttgtcagtttcaagttatttcagtgaccattgtgggtttttctttctttaacggaagggtaccaacaattttgcctacgtgtgtacatcctccattcctttcctcgcctcctctcctcgcgtaTTAATCCCGCCCACGAGAGATGCGAGctgaggaggcgaggaagagacgCGAGGAAGAGAGGAGTTGAGGCACAAGGcttttaacaaaatgagacatCATTTTAAAGCCACATCAATTCAATATGACGTGTGGCACATTGCCACGCCTCTTTGCTACGTCACAGGTGTCTCTGTTCGCAGTTCTATTTCATCaatttgtgtgttattttaagTAAATTCTTTGAAGACTCTGTTGTGCTACGCAAGGGATCAGCAACCTGCgactccggagccacatgcggctctttagctcctttccagtggctccctgtggattttttaaaaaattagtggaaataaataactttttttttgtttacattttcatttttattcatcattgttgtaggtcaaactacgacggtacgacggagtattatggtcacattgaggaaaaaaaaaaaatcttttttcctcataaagttatgactttattccttgttatatgactttttttgtcttaaagttattagtttattttcgtaatactacgacttttttcttgtaaagttattactttattctcgtaatactacgacttttttctcgtaatattatgactttttcttgtaaagttgtaactttattctcgaaatctaaattttttttcccctcaatgtggccccatacttcactgcaaatgttttgcggctccagacagtttttttttagtttttttttctaaaatggctctctgatagtaaaggttgctaaCCCCTGTGCTACGCAAATGCACTGCCTTTATAATACGACGGGGTTTGTGCACGTCGCTGCTGATTGGGATTCACCTCTGACACACCCACCAAATGAGAGGAAACGCACCTCAAAAGCCTGTTGATCACCATTTAGAGGAAACACGCCGTTCAACCCGGAAACCGTAGCAAACCAGTGGACGCTGTTTTCAGACTGAACGTGCCCCCAGCTCTCAGCCAATCATCTCTCTGTATTTACAGATCTGCTGCTTCAGCCCAACATCTCTGGGTCCTCCTCTGTGGACGGGGTCTCCGAGGCCCAGCAGCAGGGGTTTCACGTGTTCAGGGGCTCCGCTTTCAACATCAGCTGCTCCGTCCAGCCACAGTACCCAGGAGGCTCCTTCCAGCTCGccttcacctcctccagctCAGCACTCAACTACAccaagccagctgtcaatcactccgcccacttcctgtttcctgccgCAGAGCCCGCCCACCAAGGAAACTACCGCTGTGTTTATCACGTCTATGTTTTTTCTCACGACTTCTTCTCTGAGAGCCGTCCGATCTCTCTCACCGTCGCAGGTAAGATTCAAGAAGTGATTTTAGATTTCAGGTCACTACAGTTTGTGTTTAACGGGAGCTGTTGGACtcgtgatgtgatgtgatgtgatgtgatgtgatgtgatgtgatgtgatgtgatgtgatgtgatg
Coding sequences:
- the LOC119480342 gene encoding scavenger receptor cysteine-rich type 1 protein M130-like, coding for VRLVNGTSLCSGRLEVKSNQSSRWSSVCEADFDQQDAEVVCRELGCGAPSVLQGVLYGEVEDPMWTKEFQCGGTESALLDCRSSGSERNTCSPGKAVGLTCSEPVRLVGGDSRCAGTLEVKQGDWRPVDDRGRYSSWTLNEAAVACRELNCGSAVSVELRAASSSISVWSIRSDCVQSGSALRECATSDTSYSILNLTCSDLLLQPNISGSSSVDGVSEAQQQGFHVFRGSAFNISCSVQPQYPGGSFQLAFTSSSSALNYTKPAVNHSAHFLFPAAEPAHQGNYRCVYHVYVFSHDFFSESRPISLTVADLRPFIIRAIVLPLILLLANIGLYFYYKAKRGQRPGRREKAEPDYYNLGVPATEGGPTEEEGARGAD